Part of the Thermomicrobium sp. 4228-Ro genome is shown below.
CTCATCGCACAGGACGCCGCCGGAGCGTTCCGCACCATCGCCCGTGACGATGACCGGCTGGCCGCGTTGCTGAGCCGCCAGGTCTCGGCCCTGAGCCTGTCCGGTCTCGGGGCCCGGGAACTGACCCGGGCCATGGCGCGGCAGCTCGCCGCCGTGGCTCGACACCGGATCGACGCCATCGTGCGGACGGAACTGCTGCGCTCCCTCACCGCCCGGCACCTCGCGCATTACCGGAATTCCCCCTCGGTCGTGCAGTGGCGCTGGTCGGCGACACTCGACCGGCGCACCTGCGGCATCTGCTGGACCTTGCACGGGCAGCGGTTCTCGCTCGATCAGCCGATGGTCCGGCATCCGCGCTGCCGCTGCGTCGCCCAGCCGGTGAGTGTCCTCGCCTTGACCGATCCCCAGGTCCGGGAGCAGCTCGAGCAGGATACGGGGTGGCAGCGGCTCCGCACCATGGATCCCGAACAGCGCGCACGGATCCTCGGCCGCACGCGGGCTAGGCTGATCGAGGATTCGGGCCTGCTCGAGCAGCGGGAGGGTTGGCGCGCCGTGCTCCGTGTCCGCTCGAGCCCGCAGGGTTGGCAGTCCCCGCAGATCATTACCGTGCATGCGCTCCGGAACGACATCACGTATTGGTACGAGGTGAAGCCTCGGACACCACTCGAGGTGGTGCGCCTGCAGGCTGCATTGCCCGGCGCGAGCGCGTCCGAGCGGAAGGCCGCGGAATATCTCACCGAGTACGCGAGACTCCGCGAGGAAGGGCCGGCCAGGACGCCGGAGGAGCTCATCCGGCGTGGGAGGTTACTCGACCAGGCACTGAGCGCAGTTTCCAACGAATGGGACGAGATGGCCACGGCATTCCGGCGTCCAGCGAAGGCTCTGATCGACGCCCAACTCGTCTACGCGCGTAAGGGAGACCGAACACCGTTCTCTGACGCCTTCAGGAGAGCTGATCGGACGCGGACCAGGTTCACTTTTACCAAGCGTCGGGCCGCAGCTGCGGCACTGCGAGACTTCATGCGGAGGATCCGGCCGCTTGCAGGGCCGCTCGTGCCGTTTCGGGAAGTCACGTTCGACGAGGCATTCCGGCCTGAGCATCGCGCGGCGGTCCTGCGAGCACTGGGAACCGCGCTCAGCTGGTATCCTCGTGCGTGGGTCGCGGCGTGGTCGGAGCACCGCGTACGGTTTACCAGATCTGCGCGCGCGTATATCGCTCGTACGCCAGACGGTAACTGGGAAATAGGGGTTCCCCGCACCACGAATGCCGACGCGATCGTCGATGACCTGGCTCACGAGCTCGGGCACTTGGTGGAACGGACGACGGCGGAAACCATGGCCGCAGAACATGCGCTCATGGAGCAACGCGCCAGGCGTCTGCGCGAAAGGGAGCGAGGGCTGCGACCGATCGCGGAGATATTCGGTTACGACCCGAGCTTTCTGCCCTATGACGAGGAATTCATGCCAGGCATCTTCGCCCATCCGTACGCCGCGAAGGTTTACGGGAATTCGTCGCGCGAGGTCATGACGTGCATTATCCAACTTCTGGCGGCCGAAACGGATATGCTGGCGGCGTCGCACGTGGCCCTGATCGGGGATGAGGATCTGCGCGCATGGTTTCTCGCTCTGCTCGCGGAGGCTGGGAGTGAATGAGCCCGTATACCGGATCCACGTCCGTCGAGGGGACCGTTCCGCTGTCGCGGAGGTGACAGTGCTGGGCGGTCGGGCCGTCCACGCCTGGGGCGGTGATCCCGCAGTCGTGCAACGCTGCGAGCAGGTCTACGAACGGTGGCGGCGCGGTTTCGTCGCTCGCTCCCCCGAGGTGGTCCAGCTCCTGCGCCTGGTCCCCTCGCCAGAACTCGTCGACGAGAGCGCAGAAGTGCGCGCGGCGTTCCTCACCGACGCCCTCCGGAGTGAACTCCAGCGCGAGGGATACGACGTGCGCCTCGAAGACGACCCGCTGGATCGCCAGGGGCCGGATTTCGTCGTCTCCTGATCCCCCGTCCATTCTCCGTTGAACGCTGCTACCACGGTTCTCGACGGTCACACGGCCGGAGGAGGGAAACGTGGTAGACGAACACGCCGTAGAACAGGCGGCATCCGAGCAGCAGCGGGACGAGGCCCCCGACCAGGGTGAGCTGGTCGAACGCTCGGACGAACGCGCTCGCCTCCAGTTCACCCCCGAGCAGCAGCGGGAGATCGACCGGATCATCGCGGAGCGGCTCGACCGCGAGCGGCGGAGGCGCGAGCAGGAGGCCCAACGCGCAGCGCAAAGGGCGCGGGAGGAAATGCTCGCGCAGCAGCAGGAGTGGCAGCGGCTGGCCGAGGAACGTGCCGCGCGCATCGCCGAGCTCGAGCAACAGGTCGCACGCGTGCACGAACTCGAGGCTCAGGTCGAGCGCTATCGCGAGCTCCTGCAGCGCCACGTCACCGCGCAGCTCAAGACCGCCCCGCGCGTGATCCGGGATGCGCTCCAGCGACTCGACCCGCTCGAACAGTTCCAGTTTCTCATCGAGCACGCGGACGAACTCCGCCCGCCGGCAGCGGTCCCTCCCACTCCCGAGGGTGGGCAAGCGCCGCGCCTGACGGACGAGGAGCGCCGGCGGCGCGCAGTCTCAGTACGCGATCTCTGGTAGGAGGTGACGAGGAATGGCTGCCATCACGGTCTCAGAAATCCGCCCGGTGGAGCTGATCGAGCAGTTCACGGGCATTGCCGGCGAGGCCCTCACGAAGGGCCAGCCAGTGCGGTTCGACACGAACGGCCGGCTGGTCCGGGCCGCGGCCGACACGGCGACGAACGCCAACGTCGTCGGTATCGCGCTCCGCGACGCTGCGGCGGGAACGGCGGCAACGTGCGTCCGGTACGGCGTCCTCGATCTCGGGAACGCGCTGAATGCCCTGGCCTACGGTGCCGCGGTCTACCTCGGCAATACGGCCGGGACGCTCGACACGGCTGCTGGCACCGTCAGCGTCACGGTGGGCCAGGTGATCGCCCACCACACGCTCGCAGGGCCGCAGAAGCTGCTGCGGGTGCACATCGAGTGAGGAGGTGAATGGACATGCCGAGCGCCTATGGTTTCGTCGATCTCGAGCACCTGTTCGCCCGGCGGGTGAACGAGGTCGCGGTGGAGACGATCACCCGGGCCATCGACCTGACACTCCAGGAGCATAACCGCACGGTGAGCGCGCTCCTGTCCGAGCTGGTCTCGCGCACGACGACGGCGAAGGAGAGGGTACGTGTACCCGGCCAGACCGAGCTTCAGCCCCTGGACGAGTGGGGCGTGCCCCGGCCGACGCAGGAGTACCTCTACGTCGAGGCCGGCTACCCCATCTTCCACGCCGGCGACGCCATCGGCCGGAACCGGATCGCGCGGGCGCTCATGACCGTGCAGGAACTCAACGACGAGATCCTCCG
Proteins encoded:
- a CDS encoding minor capsid protein, whose protein sequence is MASETFARDDALAAIDAILVAAALQSDRIAAVAANAYAEWLAGVIQAAAEQLQTLSPGPRSVGTPKAVDAFRSWLDDLERFLEGRRPPQVVLEAIAAARSAVAQIGDESAWRALSEAIPGYRPPSEGPRLPPTDALGTLIAQDAAGAFRTIARDDDRLAALLSRQVSALSLSGLGARELTRAMARQLAAVARHRIDAIVRTELLRSLTARHLAHYRNSPSVVQWRWSATLDRRTCGICWTLHGQRFSLDQPMVRHPRCRCVAQPVSVLALTDPQVREQLEQDTGWQRLRTMDPEQRARILGRTRARLIEDSGLLEQREGWRAVLRVRSSPQGWQSPQIITVHALRNDITYWYEVKPRTPLEVVRLQAALPGASASERKAAEYLTEYARLREEGPARTPEELIRRGRLLDQALSAVSNEWDEMATAFRRPAKALIDAQLVYARKGDRTPFSDAFRRADRTRTRFTFTKRRAAAAALRDFMRRIRPLAGPLVPFREVTFDEAFRPEHRAAVLRALGTALSWYPRAWVAAWSEHRVRFTRSARAYIARTPDGNWEIGVPRTTNADAIVDDLAHELGHLVERTTAETMAAEHALMEQRARRLRERERGLRPIAEIFGYDPSFLPYDEEFMPGIFAHPYAAKVYGNSSREVMTCIIQLLAAETDMLAASHVALIGDEDLRAWFLALLAEAGSE
- a CDS encoding capsid cement protein, with amino-acid sequence MAAITVSEIRPVELIEQFTGIAGEALTKGQPVRFDTNGRLVRAAADTATNANVVGIALRDAAAGTAATCVRYGVLDLGNALNALAYGAAVYLGNTAGTLDTAAGTVSVTVGQVIAHHTLAGPQKLLRVHIE